The Paenibacillus sp. MBLB1832 genome has a window encoding:
- the ligD gene encoding non-homologous end-joining DNA ligase: MAYKTEKGTLLVEGNELTITNPNKPLWPEQGITKADYLAKLCELAPYLLRYCRNRHLTTIRYPHGYDDKSFYQKNAPDPVPSFVNLAPLDGIQYVNLDSLSTLIWLGNLTCLEFHPSFHHIGETLPAEWLIDIDPTLEEEPRIMEAAQIIGEVLDSLRIQSVPKTSGATGVQIYIPIQSGYTFEELRKIGHFIAAYAVNKHPKLFTIERFKKNRGDKIYIDYLQHWYGKTLSAPYTPRATKDATISTPLLWKEVELRPRPREFNQLTIMNRLRTYGDLIDRVAPQNLDTILSKI; this comes from the coding sequence ATGGCCTACAAAACAGAAAAAGGCACCTTGCTGGTTGAAGGCAACGAGCTCACGATAACGAATCCGAACAAGCCGCTGTGGCCTGAACAAGGGATTACGAAAGCGGATTATTTGGCCAAATTATGCGAGCTCGCCCCTTATCTCCTGCGCTACTGCCGCAATCGGCATTTAACGACGATCCGATATCCGCATGGGTACGATGATAAGTCTTTTTATCAGAAAAACGCCCCCGACCCCGTACCCAGTTTCGTTAACTTGGCACCGCTCGATGGCATTCAATATGTGAATCTCGACTCCCTATCTACGCTCATCTGGCTGGGGAATTTGACATGCCTAGAGTTTCATCCGTCCTTCCATCACATCGGGGAAACGCTGCCTGCAGAATGGCTCATCGATATCGACCCTACGTTGGAGGAAGAGCCGCGCATCATGGAAGCTGCGCAGATTATCGGTGAAGTGCTCGATTCACTGCGCATACAATCTGTTCCTAAAACTTCTGGTGCCACAGGTGTACAAATTTACATCCCGATTCAGAGCGGTTATACGTTCGAGGAACTGCGGAAGATCGGTCATTTCATCGCAGCCTATGCGGTGAACAAACATCCGAAGCTGTTTACGATTGAACGATTCAAGAAGAATCGCGGGGATAAAATTTATATCGATTACCTCCAGCATTGGTACGGGAAAACGCTCTCTGCCCCTTACACGCCACGCGCTACGAAGGACGCCACAATCTCGACGCCGCTTCTGTGGAAGGAAGTCGAACTGCGGCCGCGACCGCGGGAGTTCAATCAATTAACCATAATGAATCGTTTACGGACTTACGGGGACTTAATCGATCGGGTAGCGCCTCAAAATTTAGATACAATTCTTAGTAAAATATAA